The following are encoded together in the Daucus carota subsp. sativus chromosome 5, DH1 v3.0, whole genome shotgun sequence genome:
- the LOC108222783 gene encoding beta-galactosidase, with translation MNLKGVMCNVVVVVVLLSSLVGYGTASVSYDHKAIVVNGQRRILISGSIHYPRSTPEMWPDLIQKAKDGGLDVIQTYVFWNGHEPQPGQYYFEDRYDLVKFVKLVKQAGLYVHLRIGPYACAEWNFGGFPVWLKYVPGISFRTDNGPFKSAMQKFTTKIVNMMKAERLYESQGGPIIMSQIENEYGPLENEFGAAGKAYTKWAAEMAVGLGTGVPWVMCKQDDAPDPVINACNGFYCDYFSPNKAYKPKMWTEAWTGWFTNFGGAVPYRPAEDLAFSIARFIQKGGSFVNYYMYHGGTNFGRTAGGPFIATSYDYDAPLDEYGLLRQPKWGHLKDLHRAIKLCETALVSGDPTRIVLGSYHEANVFKSKSGACAAFLANYDRNSFAKVAFNNMHYNLPPWSISILPDCKNTVYNTARMGAQSAQMKMTPVSRTFSWQSYNDETTSYEDKTFTAVGLLEQLNTTRDVSDYLWYNTDVKINSNEGHLRGGKWPVLTVFSAGHALHVFINGQLTGSVYGNIDSPKVTFSRSVYLRAGLNKISVLSIAVGLPNVGPHFERWNAGVLGPVTLNGLNEGRRDLTWQKWSYQVGLNGEALSLHSLTGSSTTEWSEGSVVAQKQPLTWYKTTFNSPSGNQPLALDMNSMGKGQVWINGQSIGRYWPAYKASGTCSQCSYTGWFNEKKCQSNCGEASQRWYHVPRSWLKPTGNLMVLFEELGGNPYGITLVKREVASVCADIYEWQPNLMNYEMQHSGKVNKPLPPKAHLSCASGQKISSVKFASFGTPLGSCGSFQEGSCHAHKSYDAFERYCIGQNACSVTVAPELFGGDPCPNVMKKLSVEVICS, from the exons ATGAATTTGAAGGGTGTAATGTGTAATGTGGTAGTGGTGGTGGTGCTGTTGAGTTCTTTGGTGGGTTATGGTACAGCTTCTGTTTCATATGACCATAAGGCTATTGTTGTTAATGGCCAGAGAAGAATACTTATTTCTGGATCCATTCACTACCCAAGAAGCACTCCTGAg ATGTGGCCAGATCTTATTCAGAAGGCAAAAGATGGAGGTTTGGATGTAATTCAGACATATGTTTTCTGGAATGGCCATGAACCTCAGCCTGGCCAA TATTACTTTGAAGACAGATATGACCTGGTGAAATTCGTAAAATTAGTGAAGCAAGCTGGTCTCTATGTTCATCTCAGGATTGGTCCCTATGCTTGTGCTGAATGGAACTTTGG AGGATTTCCTGTTTGGTTGAAATATGTTCCAGGTATCAGTTTCAGAACTGATAATGGACCTTTCAAG AGTGCCATGCAAAAATTTACAACCAAGATAGTGAATATGATGAAAGCAGAAAGGCTGTATGAGTCTCAGGGTGGTCCTATAATAATGTCTCAG ATTGAGAATGAATATGGACCCCTGGAGAACGAATTTGGTGCTGCTGGTAAAGCTTATACAAAATGGGCAGCTGAGATGGCTGTGGGTCTAGGCACCGGAGTTCCATGGGTCATGTGCAAGCAAGATGATGCCCCTGATCCAGTT ATCAATGCTTGCAACGGTTTTTACTGTGATTATTTCTCACCAAACAAAGCATATAAACCAAAGATGTGGACTGAAGCCTGGACGGGCTG GTTTACTAATTTTGGAGGTGCAGTCCCATACCGTCCAGCTGAAGACCTAGCATTTTCAATTGCGAGGTTTATACAGAAGGGTGGAtcttttgttaattattatatG TACCACGGAGGAACAAATTTTGGCAGGACCGCTGGTGGTCCTTTTATTGCTACTAGTTATGATTATGATGCTCCTCTCGATGAATATG GGTTACTAAGGCAACCTAAATGGGGTCATCTAAAAGATCTGCACCGAGCAATAAAATTGTGCGAGACAGCGTTAGTGTCGGGAGATCCCACTAGGATAGTACTGGGAAGCTATCATGAG GCTAATGTTTTCAAATCAAAGTCAGGAGCTTGTGCCGCGTTTCTTGCAAACTACGACAGAAATTCTTTTGCTAAAGTGGCTTTTAATAATATGCATTACAACTTACCTCCTTGGTCTATCAGCATCCTTCCTGACTGCAAGAACACGGTTTATAATACAGCAAGG ATGGGTGCACAAAGTGCACAAATGAAGATGACTCCTGTTAGCAGAACATTTTCTTGGCAATCATACAATGACGAGACAACATCTTACGAAGATAAAACATTTACAGCAGTTGGATTGTTAGAACAATTAAATACCACCAGAGATGTTTCTGATTATTTGTGGTACAACACAGA TGTCAAGATCAACTCTAATGAAGGGCATTTAAGAGGTGGGAAGTGGCCTGTTTTAACAGTCTTCTCCGCTGGTCATGCTTTGCATGTTTTCATCAATGGTCAACTAACAG GATCTGTATATGGAAATATCGACAGCCCAAAAGTAACTTTTAGTCGCAGTGTGTATCTAAGAGCTGGCTTGAACAAGATTTCAGTATTAAGCATTGCTGTCGGCCTCCCG AATGTAGGTCCACACTTCGAGAGGTGGAATGCTGGAGTTCTAGGTCCAGTTACTCTCAATGGGCTTAATGAGGGAAGAAGAGATTTAACATGGCAGAAATGGTCTTACCAGGTTGGCCTGAACGGTGAAGCTTTGAGTCTTCACTCTCTTACTGGAAGTTCTACTACTGAGTGGTCTGAAGGTTCAGTTGTAGCTCAAAAGCAACCACTGACATGGTACAAG ACAACTTTCAATTCTCCCAGTGGAAATCAGCCATTGGCTCTAGATATGAACAGCATGGGTAAAGGTCAAGTATGGATAAACGGGCAAAGCATTGGACGCTACTGGCCTGCTTATAAAGCCTCTGGTACCTGTAGTCAATGTAGTTATACTGGTTGGTTTAATGAGAAGAAATGTCAAAGTAATTGTGGGGAGGCTTCCCAAAGATG gTATCATGTGCCTCGATCATGGCTGAAGCCCACAGGAAATCTGATGGTTTTATTTGAAGAATTGGGTGGAAATCCTTATGGTATCACATTGGTGAAAAGAGAAGTAGCAAGCGTATGTGCTGATATTTATGAATGGCAGCCAAACCTAATGAATTATGAAATGCAACACTCTGGTAAAGTGAACAAGCCCCTGCCGCCAAAAGCCCACCTCTCGTGTGCATCTGGACAGAAAATCTCATCAGTCAAATTTGCCAGCTTTGGAACACCCTTAGGTTCTTGCGGAAGTTTCCAAGAGGGATCTTGTCATGCTCACAAGTCCTATGATGCCTTTGAAAGG TACTGCATTGGGCAAAACGCATGCTCAGTAACTGTAGCACCAGAACTTTTTGGAGGTGATCCATGTCCAAATGTCATGAAAAAGCTCTCAGTAGAGGTGATCTGCAGTTGA